CGTAATCGCCGCCCTTCCCGGTTTTCCCGACGCCCCGCCCTCACCCGGCGGGGCGTTTTTTCTATCGGCGCCCGCTGCGCTAAGCTCCCCGGCCATGGCCAAGTCATCCGAAAAGAATCCACCTGCCTGGTCGCGCACGAAGTCGCGTCCGGTGCGCCTGATCATCTTCTTCGGACTGATTGCCGTCGGCGTGCGCTTTGGCCTTCCCAGCAGCGATCCATTCGACCTGTATTTCGAACAGTTCCTCAAGACCGGCGGCCAGGGACGCGGGCACACCGCGGCTGCGCGCATCGCCCAACTGGGCGAGCGCGGCGTCGAGGGGCTGCGTGCCGTACTCGACAACCCCGATGCCACGGGCAAGGAACTTGGAGCGGCGATGCACCTTGCCGGCGAAATCAACGCTCCGGAGCTGGCGGGGCGCCTGCTGGAGCTTGCCGGGACCGCTGAGCCGATGCGCATCCGCCTGGCCGCCCTGGAGGGAATCGGCCTGATGGGCGGCACCGATGCGGCGCCCGTACTGATGCAAAGCCTCGCCGAT
The Chrysiogenia bacterium genome window above contains:
- a CDS encoding HEAT repeat domain-containing protein, with amino-acid sequence MAKSSEKNPPAWSRTKSRPVRLIIFFGLIAVGVRFGLPSSDPFDLYFEQFLKTGGQGRGHTAAARIAQLGERGVEGLRAVLDNPDATGKELGAAMHLAGEINAPELAGRLLELAGTAEPMRIRLAALEGIGLMGGTDAAPVLMQSLADENPAIRMAALRAVGAVEAPELAAQVETLATEGTEAERPEALAALGRLGSEVARESLWRLYNGPLSAGEASAARRALAGFPT